One window from the genome of Rhodopirellula halodulae encodes:
- a CDS encoding GlsB/YeaQ/YmgE family stress response membrane protein, translated as MLIPIIGWIVFGLIVGAIARLLYPGRQDLGFVKTILLGVVGSFVGGFLAFLLFGGSAMQASGWIGSIIGAVLVLAIAARWGSPRAV; from the coding sequence ATGTTAATTCCAATCATTGGCTGGATCGTGTTCGGTCTGATCGTCGGCGCAATCGCTCGCTTGCTCTACCCCGGACGTCAAGATCTGGGTTTTGTCAAAACCATTCTGCTCGGCGTCGTCGGGTCGTTCGTCGGTGGCTTTCTGGCGTTCCTCCTTTTCGGCGGATCCGCAATGCAGGCTTCCGGATGGATCGGGTCGATCATTGGAGCCGTCCTCGTGCTAGCGATCGCCGCTCGCTGGGGAAGCCCACGGGCCGTCTAG
- a CDS encoding DUF2254 domain-containing protein codes for MRASLQQWIYRIQGSYWFIPSLMVLTAIMLSQFTIWLDRTVGSEWLQDFWFSSMNQPDGARALLATVAGSMITVAGVTFSLTILAVSHATSHFGPRLLDNFMRDRGNQVTLGTFVATFLYCLLVLKVVRGGSVPEDASDAVEAFVPQLSLLIGLVLTILSVAELIYFIHHVPDSIHISTVLRRLATDMSAKFDELYPETLGEGMSDVDSVPTLIDDFLHTVRSDVAGYLQGVDEDELMSFAKKHDVVVRLKKRPGDFVRRDELIAEVSRCETWSDERADEVRHGFAFGYTRTPTQDVFFILDEFVEVATRALSPGVNDPFTAMQCMDWLSDGLVQLSKRKIPTRFRIDEQDELRIITTNVTREDFVEAMLRQLLPYVKEDRNASQYFVQSMQQVLEISKSQTLNSLIEDAVAELENARNGECER; via the coding sequence ATGAGAGCGTCTCTTCAACAATGGATTTATCGCATTCAAGGCAGCTACTGGTTCATCCCGTCTTTGATGGTGCTGACCGCGATCATGTTGTCGCAATTCACCATTTGGTTGGACCGGACGGTCGGGAGCGAGTGGTTGCAAGACTTCTGGTTTAGTTCGATGAACCAGCCGGACGGTGCTCGAGCGTTGTTGGCAACCGTGGCGGGATCGATGATCACCGTTGCCGGCGTGACGTTTTCGCTGACTATTTTGGCGGTGTCCCACGCGACCTCGCATTTTGGACCGCGGTTGCTTGACAATTTCATGCGGGATCGAGGCAACCAGGTCACGTTGGGGACATTTGTCGCGACCTTTTTGTATTGCTTGTTGGTGTTGAAAGTCGTTCGGGGCGGTTCCGTTCCTGAGGACGCAAGTGACGCCGTGGAGGCATTCGTGCCGCAGTTGTCGCTGCTGATTGGTTTGGTACTGACCATTCTCAGCGTGGCGGAACTGATCTACTTCATTCACCACGTTCCCGACAGCATTCACATCTCGACGGTGCTGCGACGATTGGCGACCGATATGTCGGCCAAGTTCGACGAGTTGTATCCGGAGACTTTGGGCGAAGGCATGTCCGACGTCGACAGCGTCCCGACGCTGATCGATGATTTCCTGCACACGGTTCGATCGGACGTCGCCGGGTATTTGCAGGGTGTCGATGAGGACGAATTGATGAGCTTCGCAAAGAAGCACGACGTGGTGGTCCGGCTGAAGAAACGCCCTGGTGACTTTGTGCGTCGAGACGAATTGATCGCCGAAGTTTCGCGGTGTGAGACTTGGAGCGACGAACGTGCCGACGAAGTGCGACACGGTTTCGCTTTTGGTTACACGCGAACGCCAACTCAAGATGTGTTTTTCATTCTAGACGAGTTCGTCGAGGTTGCTACCAGGGCGTTGTCACCGGGAGTGAATGACCCATTCACCGCGATGCAATGCATGGATTGGTTGTCGGACGGTTTGGTGCAACTTTCGAAACGAAAGATCCCGACTCGCTTTCGCATTGATGAGCAAGACGAATTGCGGATCATCACCACCAACGTGACTCGCGAGGACTTCGTTGAAGCAATGCTTCGGCAGTTGTTGCCTTATGTCAAAGAAGACCGAAACGCGAGCCAGTACTTCGTTCAGTCGATGCAGCAAGTTTTGGAAATCTCCAAAAGCCAGACACTGAACTCGTTGATCGAAGACGCCGTCGCCGAACTAGAAAACGCACGCAATGGCGAGTGTGAACGCTGA
- a CDS encoding SPW repeat domain-containing protein, producing MWGRVIEITTAVWLAISPFVFGVQTDPSILWADQLIALTICVLSGLSFWNPTRHSHVAILLVAIGLVIWGRFADSPPPPAHQNHIVAGLFLMMIALIPNHASLPPLAWQLENTEPAE from the coding sequence ATGTGGGGACGCGTCATCGAAATCACAACGGCCGTTTGGCTGGCAATCAGCCCCTTCGTCTTTGGCGTCCAGACGGATCCATCGATTCTCTGGGCTGATCAGCTGATCGCCCTGACCATTTGCGTCCTATCGGGACTGTCCTTTTGGAATCCGACACGCCACTCGCACGTCGCGATCCTGCTGGTCGCGATCGGACTGGTGATTTGGGGGCGTTTCGCGGATTCACCGCCCCCGCCGGCGCATCAAAACCACATCGTTGCCGGACTCTTTCTGATGATGATCGCGCTGATCCCCAACCATGCATCCTTGCCGCCTCTTGCATGGCAGCTAGAAAACACCGAACCCGCCGAGTGA
- the dps gene encoding DNA starvation/stationary phase protection protein Dps, whose translation MTTKTSPFARDILNDDKSENVAGILQDNLTNLIDLALLMKQAHWNVVGTNFRSIHLQLDEIIVTVRDASDEVAERIATLGVPADGRSSTVAAESDVENYPAGFVKVPETISRVADATKQVIDSLRDAIEKLGELDAISEDMLIAISGELEKHLWMLQAQEA comes from the coding sequence ATGACTACCAAGACCTCTCCCTTCGCTCGCGACATTCTGAACGACGACAAGTCCGAAAATGTTGCGGGCATTCTGCAAGACAACCTCACCAATCTGATCGACCTCGCCCTGTTGATGAAGCAGGCACACTGGAACGTGGTGGGAACGAACTTCCGCAGCATTCACCTGCAACTGGACGAGATCATCGTCACGGTGCGCGACGCCAGTGATGAAGTGGCCGAACGCATTGCGACGCTCGGCGTCCCCGCTGACGGACGTTCGTCGACCGTCGCTGCGGAAAGCGATGTCGAGAATTATCCCGCTGGATTCGTGAAGGTTCCTGAAACCATCTCACGCGTTGCGGATGCAACGAAACAAGTCATCGACTCGTTGCGTGACGCCATCGAGAAACTGGGCGAGCTGGACGCCATCAGCGAAGACATGCTGATCGCCATCTCCGGTGAGCTCGAAAAACACTTGTGGATGTTGCAGGCACAAGAAGCCTGA
- a CDS encoding zinc ribbon domain-containing protein — MSKSTNEQVPLNHVACPQCGKEVDDRVPACPKCGEKIYVEHPGGITPIRHEPLSANSHDKQAAKD, encoded by the coding sequence ATGTCGAAATCAACGAATGAACAAGTGCCGTTGAACCACGTTGCCTGTCCTCAGTGCGGCAAAGAGGTGGACGATCGCGTGCCAGCCTGTCCGAAATGCGGCGAAAAGATCTACGTGGAACACCCCGGCGGGATCACTCCCATACGTCACGAGCCACTGTCGGCGAACTCTCACGACAAGCAGGCGGCGAAGGATTGA
- a CDS encoding AI-2E family transporter — MEGSSFVRRVLLACAVVLVFVALSALMVAARDLLPLIFGAVLIAVVLNAMAKKLARWLPGFLGQTGRVSLVIASLLLLAGLTTYSFANSAAQKTMQFRDRIQESFQESVETLRDQPVIGEQLPEKEELPSMMPSSGKSLGLLKNFFTSTFGGLVDVLILFFLALYFAVSPEKYRVGVIRLLPLSWRTHVSELMSDSSETLWRWMIGRLIAMALVGILFGVGLSFIGVPMPLELGVFAGLVTFIPNIGGVAAVVPALLLSFQEGTSAMVAVLVLYLAIQTVESYFITPMIQERQVELPPAMVILAQILGGIIFGFWGVVFATPMVAVSMLWINRLYVEEWLEA; from the coding sequence ATGGAAGGCTCAAGTTTTGTTCGGCGGGTGTTGCTCGCGTGTGCCGTGGTGTTGGTTTTTGTCGCTTTGAGCGCGTTGATGGTCGCGGCTCGGGATCTGCTGCCGCTGATCTTCGGTGCGGTTTTGATCGCCGTGGTCTTGAACGCTATGGCGAAAAAGCTCGCGAGGTGGCTACCTGGTTTCTTAGGACAAACCGGACGGGTGAGTTTGGTGATCGCCAGCTTGCTTTTGTTGGCCGGCCTGACGACCTACTCATTCGCGAATTCGGCGGCGCAGAAAACCATGCAGTTTCGCGATCGAATTCAAGAGTCATTTCAAGAAAGCGTCGAAACACTTCGTGATCAACCGGTGATCGGCGAGCAACTGCCCGAGAAAGAAGAGTTGCCTTCGATGATGCCGTCTTCCGGCAAGTCGCTCGGTCTGCTGAAGAATTTCTTCACCTCGACGTTCGGCGGCTTGGTGGATGTGCTGATCCTGTTTTTCTTGGCGTTGTACTTCGCCGTCAGTCCGGAAAAGTATCGAGTCGGGGTGATTCGATTGCTACCGCTGTCGTGGCGTACCCATGTTTCCGAGTTGATGTCAGATTCGAGTGAAACGCTTTGGCGTTGGATGATCGGCCGGCTGATCGCGATGGCTTTGGTGGGAATTCTGTTCGGAGTGGGTTTGAGTTTCATTGGTGTTCCCATGCCGCTGGAACTCGGCGTGTTTGCCGGTTTGGTCACCTTCATTCCAAACATTGGTGGCGTCGCGGCGGTCGTTCCCGCTTTGTTGCTTTCTTTCCAAGAAGGAACATCGGCGATGGTCGCTGTCTTGGTGCTCTATTTGGCGATTCAAACCGTCGAGAGCTACTTCATCACGCCAATGATTCAAGAACGCCAAGTCGAGCTTCCTCCGGCAATGGTGATCCTGGCCCAAATTCTTGGGGGTATCATCTTTGGCTTCTGGGGCGTGGTGTTCGCAACGCCGATGGTCGCGGTGTCGATGCTGTGGATTAACCGACTGTATGTCGAGGAATGGTTGGAGGCATGA
- a CDS encoding pyridoxamine 5'-phosphate oxidase family protein: protein MDTQKKLIDLIQDFDNSMLVTKTDDGGLDARPMAIAEATEDGHIWFVTSRNSGKIAELMLDRDVAVTMQSSNKFVTLSGECRVIDDRSKINELWKEAWKVWFPEGKNDPDITLLRVEPERGEYWDNSGLSGINYLIKAGTAYVKGERAETDEKINATVKM, encoded by the coding sequence ATGGACACTCAAAAAAAGCTGATCGATCTGATCCAAGATTTCGACAACTCGATGCTCGTGACAAAAACCGATGACGGCGGACTGGACGCCCGTCCGATGGCGATCGCCGAGGCAACCGAAGACGGTCACATTTGGTTCGTGACCAGTCGCAACTCCGGCAAGATCGCTGAACTGATGCTTGATCGCGACGTCGCGGTCACCATGCAAAGCTCCAACAAGTTCGTCACCCTGTCCGGCGAATGCCGCGTGATCGACGACCGGAGCAAAATCAACGAGCTTTGGAAAGAAGCCTGGAAGGTCTGGTTCCCGGAAGGCAAGAACGATCCAGACATCACGTTGCTGCGAGTCGAGCCTGAACGAGGTGAATACTGGGACAACAGCGGATTGAGCGGCATCAACTATCTGATCAAAGCCGGCACCGCTTACGTCAAAGGCGAGCGTGCCGAGACCGACGAAAAGATCAACGCGACGGTCAAGATGTAG
- a CDS encoding SDR family oxidoreductase, whose translation MSRKAIVTGGSTGIGRATAIALARAGHDVAITYAHGEEEAHQTSEMIAKTGQRCVVKKLDLSNPETADPVVDEMVDELGGLDVFVSNAGMMVNKTMPELDVETATKLFHVNTIGATLAIQRAAGHMLPEGLKGPRRETPGRIIVVTSVHEAIANPNDTLYTMSKHALGGLVKCLALQLSPLNITVNSVAPGEIATPMNDMDPDDAMSSHRDAIPVRRVGHPDEIAAVVTFLAGDTSGFVTGARWPVDGGFEAATPLAAEAFRKNLLAS comes from the coding sequence ATGTCACGCAAAGCAATCGTCACCGGCGGCAGCACCGGGATCGGCCGAGCCACCGCAATTGCATTGGCTCGTGCCGGTCATGATGTCGCAATCACCTACGCTCACGGCGAAGAGGAGGCTCACCAAACTTCCGAGATGATCGCCAAAACGGGCCAAAGGTGCGTCGTCAAAAAGCTCGACCTTTCAAACCCCGAGACCGCCGATCCGGTCGTGGATGAAATGGTTGACGAATTGGGCGGCCTTGACGTTTTCGTCAGCAACGCCGGGATGATGGTCAACAAGACCATGCCTGAGTTGGATGTCGAGACAGCGACCAAACTGTTCCACGTCAACACGATTGGTGCAACGCTCGCGATCCAGCGGGCTGCCGGGCACATGTTGCCCGAAGGCCTGAAAGGACCCAGACGCGAAACGCCGGGACGAATCATTGTTGTGACCAGTGTTCACGAAGCGATCGCGAATCCAAACGACACGCTTTACACGATGAGCAAACACGCTCTTGGCGGTCTCGTAAAGTGTCTGGCGTTACAGCTTTCTCCGTTGAACATCACGGTCAACTCAGTGGCTCCTGGCGAGATCGCGACCCCGATGAATGACATGGATCCCGATGACGCGATGAGTTCGCACCGGGATGCCATTCCCGTTCGGCGTGTTGGCCATCCGGATGAAATTGCTGCCGTGGTGACCTTTCTCGCCGGTGACACGTCTGGGTTCGTCACCGGTGCCCGCTGGCCCGTTGATGGAGGCTTCGAAGCCGCAACACCATTGGCGGCAGAAGCGTTTCGCAAAAACCTGCTGGCGAGCTAG
- a CDS encoding mechanosensitive ion channel family protein, whose amino-acid sequence MTSVSLGQEAAEEEPVLESNAPVDTVAVTDIVDDEAIRKRLSRIYSSATEAGWLQGAEVQISNGIVTLQGQADTEEHRQWAENVARKTEDVVAVINELSVDSAVDLESTRDVVSNSLGSLWTDFLKRSPLLLAALLIVVITSLLSKGVSWATHRVLDRRGMRVSLKDLINQMASIAIWIVGLLVATVVAFPGMTPSKALTVLGLGSVAIGFAFKDIFENFFAGVLILWNYPFDRGDFITCEEVTGEVKQVTIRNTIIRRLDGELAVVPNATLFKNNVDVLTSQPQRRVRIICGVAYDEDVDASREVILKAVQSCDSVQGKRTVEVFAQEFASSSINFEVAWWTGSKPVDLRRSRDEVVAAIKRELDAAGIEIPFPYRTLTFKNPEHLGFRCDTSGQADSANMDNEGDDV is encoded by the coding sequence ATGACCTCTGTCTCGTTGGGACAAGAAGCGGCGGAGGAAGAGCCGGTTCTCGAATCCAACGCACCCGTGGACACGGTTGCGGTCACCGATATCGTTGACGATGAGGCCATCCGAAAGCGTTTAAGTCGCATTTATTCGTCGGCGACCGAGGCGGGGTGGTTACAAGGTGCCGAGGTGCAAATCAGCAACGGCATCGTGACGCTGCAGGGCCAAGCCGACACGGAAGAACATCGACAATGGGCCGAAAACGTCGCCAGGAAGACGGAGGACGTGGTCGCCGTGATCAACGAATTGTCGGTCGATAGTGCGGTGGATTTGGAATCAACCCGCGATGTGGTGTCGAACTCCCTGGGCTCACTCTGGACCGACTTTTTGAAACGATCGCCGTTGCTGCTGGCGGCATTGCTGATCGTGGTGATCACCAGCCTGCTTTCCAAGGGCGTCAGTTGGGCGACGCATCGCGTCTTGGATCGACGTGGGATGCGTGTGAGTTTGAAGGACTTGATCAACCAAATGGCGTCCATCGCGATTTGGATCGTGGGATTGCTGGTGGCGACCGTGGTCGCGTTTCCGGGGATGACGCCATCCAAAGCCTTGACCGTGCTCGGTTTGGGATCCGTTGCCATCGGTTTTGCCTTCAAGGACATCTTTGAAAACTTCTTCGCCGGAGTGTTGATCCTGTGGAACTATCCTTTCGACCGAGGCGATTTCATCACTTGCGAGGAGGTCACCGGCGAAGTGAAGCAAGTCACGATTCGCAACACGATCATTCGCAGATTGGATGGTGAATTGGCGGTCGTTCCCAATGCGACATTGTTCAAGAACAATGTGGATGTTTTGACCAGTCAACCACAACGCCGAGTTCGAATCATCTGCGGCGTGGCGTACGACGAAGACGTGGATGCATCGCGAGAAGTGATTTTGAAAGCGGTGCAGAGTTGCGATTCGGTGCAGGGCAAACGAACGGTCGAAGTGTTCGCACAAGAATTCGCCAGCTCGAGCATCAACTTTGAGGTCGCGTGGTGGACGGGATCCAAACCGGTGGATCTTCGTCGGAGCCGCGATGAAGTGGTTGCGGCGATCAAACGCGAATTGGATGCGGCTGGAATTGAAATCCCGTTCCCGTATCGAACGTTGACATTCAAGAACCCGGAACACTTGGGCTTTCGTTGTGACACGAGCGGCCAAGCGGATTCCGCAAACATGGACAACGAAGGAGACGATGTTTGA
- a CDS encoding hypervirulence associated TUDOR domain-containing protein has translation MGQKFQVNQYVEWNYGGGTAKGQIKESYKSKVTKTIKGNDVTRNATDDDPAYYIEQEDGDHVLKSESELSDA, from the coding sequence ATGGGTCAGAAATTCCAAGTCAACCAATACGTCGAGTGGAACTACGGCGGCGGCACTGCCAAGGGCCAAATCAAAGAGTCGTACAAATCCAAAGTCACCAAAACCATCAAAGGTAACGATGTGACTCGGAATGCAACGGATGACGATCCCGCCTACTACATCGAACAGGAAGACGGCGATCACGTCCTGAAAAGCGAAAGCGAACTCAGCGACGCTTGA
- a CDS encoding mechanosensitive ion channel family protein, producing the protein MLCSATLYSLRISSFALPMLFEQSRPTIRTHLVFCVWVLVCLLCSVGVLSAQDETPTAEEVAAEVTGAEAGDSAKDVQIADEVQVEPVNSDEKIENRLTEIMRATGWFTDPEVKVDRGVAFLSGTVDTKAHREWAEATAIKTSDVVAVVNRLSVAEPPLWNFAPAIASLKQLGRETTGVLPLVIVGIAVTVLFYMLAIAGARMTRWLSRNRIDSALLRQVVGNVVGVLIFIIGIYIALRVSGLTRLAVTVLGGTGLVGLALGFAFRDIAENYLASILLSLNHPFRVGDLIEVEGAKGFVRKVTTRGTVLNTLEGNQIQMPNSTVYKGKIINYTATPLSRQDFAIGIGFEDSIAEAQEIVMEVLTEHVGVVSDPAPIAIVESLGSATVNLRVYYWFDQTSHSPLKVSSSVIRLVKQRLTDAEITMPDEARELVFPQGVPVQLMERSSNENEGSLAGMGGVNETLNGRVKNKQKTKPAREPETSVGEGDLKPEQDDVLRATEDVDDEANLIA; encoded by the coding sequence TTGCTTTGTTCTGCCACTCTCTACTCGCTCCGCATCTCTTCTTTCGCACTGCCCATGTTGTTTGAGCAATCACGTCCGACCATTCGCACTCATCTTGTGTTCTGCGTTTGGGTGTTGGTTTGCCTGTTGTGCTCCGTCGGAGTGCTATCGGCACAGGACGAAACGCCCACCGCGGAAGAAGTGGCAGCGGAGGTCACCGGTGCCGAGGCAGGCGATTCGGCGAAGGATGTCCAAATCGCGGATGAAGTCCAAGTCGAACCGGTCAATAGCGACGAGAAGATAGAAAATCGATTGACAGAAATCATGCGCGCGACGGGTTGGTTCACGGACCCAGAAGTCAAAGTGGATCGCGGTGTGGCCTTCCTATCGGGAACCGTCGACACCAAAGCACATCGAGAATGGGCAGAAGCAACCGCGATCAAAACATCGGACGTGGTGGCCGTGGTCAATCGTCTGTCGGTCGCTGAACCACCGCTTTGGAACTTCGCACCGGCGATCGCTTCGCTGAAACAGCTCGGCCGAGAAACGACGGGCGTCTTGCCGTTGGTGATCGTTGGTATCGCCGTGACGGTGCTGTTCTACATGCTGGCAATCGCCGGCGCTCGAATGACTCGCTGGCTTTCGCGAAACCGGATCGACAGTGCCTTGTTGCGTCAGGTCGTTGGCAACGTCGTTGGCGTGTTGATCTTTATCATTGGGATCTACATCGCGCTGCGTGTGTCGGGGCTGACGCGATTGGCCGTGACCGTGCTGGGCGGTACCGGGTTGGTGGGTCTGGCTCTCGGTTTCGCGTTCCGAGACATTGCGGAAAACTATCTTGCTAGCATTTTGCTATCGCTGAACCATCCGTTCCGCGTGGGTGACCTGATCGAGGTGGAAGGTGCAAAAGGGTTTGTCCGCAAGGTGACGACTCGCGGGACGGTTCTGAACACGCTGGAGGGCAACCAGATCCAGATGCCCAACAGCACGGTCTACAAAGGCAAAATCATCAACTACACCGCAACGCCGCTGAGCCGGCAGGACTTCGCGATTGGAATTGGTTTTGAAGACTCGATCGCGGAAGCGCAAGAAATTGTCATGGAGGTTTTGACGGAGCACGTCGGCGTGGTTTCTGATCCCGCACCTATCGCAATTGTTGAATCGCTCGGGTCGGCGACCGTGAATCTTCGCGTTTACTACTGGTTCGATCAAACCAGTCACTCGCCGTTGAAAGTCAGCAGCAGTGTCATTCGTTTGGTCAAACAACGATTGACCGACGCGGAAATCACGATGCCGGATGAGGCTCGCGAATTGGTATTCCCGCAGGGCGTCCCCGTGCAATTGATGGAGCGTTCATCGAATGAGAACGAGGGCAGCCTAGCCGGCATGGGTGGTGTTAACGAGACCTTGAATGGACGAGTGAAAAACAAACAAAAGACCAAGCCGGCTCGCGAACCGGAAACGTCCGTCGGAGAAGGCGACTTGAAGCCGGAACAGGACGACGTGCTGCGAGCGACGGAAGACGTCGATGACGAGGCGAATCTGATCGCATGA
- a CDS encoding response regulator, which yields MVELNVQVAEQLSLSTLGLRKVLIVDDVSVMRVIVSRILSDLEVESVEATDGYEAFKLLNSGDFDAVVTDVEMPKWSGFELVEEMRRSDDPRIATMPVVVTSTVASKETALRARQYVGVYFLPKPISVKQLSVTLKMIATSRWLHQRYADGSSISA from the coding sequence ATGGTTGAGTTGAATGTGCAAGTGGCGGAACAATTATCTTTGTCCACATTGGGGCTACGCAAAGTATTGATCGTCGACGACGTTTCGGTGATGCGAGTGATCGTCTCACGAATTTTGTCCGATCTGGAGGTCGAGTCGGTCGAGGCAACCGATGGTTACGAAGCTTTCAAACTATTGAACTCGGGTGACTTCGATGCGGTGGTGACCGATGTTGAGATGCCAAAGTGGAGCGGGTTTGAATTGGTGGAAGAGATGCGACGTTCAGATGATCCAAGAATCGCAACCATGCCAGTCGTGGTGACAAGCACCGTCGCCAGCAAGGAAACGGCATTGCGAGCTCGGCAGTATGTCGGTGTCTACTTCCTACCCAAGCCCATCTCTGTCAAGCAACTCAGCGTCACGTTGAAAATGATTGCCACCAGCCGTTGGCTGCATCAACGATACGCGGACGGGAGCAGCATTTCCGCGTAG
- a CDS encoding nucleoside deaminase, translating into MNPSWNIDSKLLRQWMKSVLAVTVEGVARGEHPFGAGVFRDDGSQVAIAHNEVASRNDPTAHAEVLALSRAGKRLHSPDLSGTWLVSSGEPCPMCLSAIALSGIQNVVFGASAGTIEAANFGTLGLPAAELESHLKPSIELIGGVLEYDCSALLINHRKKETQDG; encoded by the coding sequence ATGAACCCCTCGTGGAACATCGATAGCAAGCTGCTTCGTCAATGGATGAAGTCGGTGCTTGCCGTGACCGTCGAAGGTGTGGCGCGAGGCGAACATCCTTTTGGTGCAGGTGTGTTTCGTGACGACGGATCGCAAGTCGCGATCGCTCACAACGAAGTCGCCTCTCGCAACGATCCAACGGCACACGCGGAGGTCTTGGCTCTCAGCCGAGCTGGCAAGCGTTTGCACTCGCCGGACCTCTCAGGCACTTGGCTGGTCAGCAGCGGTGAACCATGTCCCATGTGCCTCTCGGCAATCGCTTTGTCAGGAATCCAGAACGTTGTTTTTGGGGCGTCCGCTGGCACAATCGAGGCGGCCAATTTCGGAACGTTGGGATTGCCGGCCGCTGAATTGGAGTCGCACCTCAAACCGTCGATCGAATTGATCGGTGGGGTGTTGGAGTACGACTGTTCGGCCTTGTTAATCAATCATCGCAAGAAGGAGACTCAAGATGGTTGA